A part of Carettochelys insculpta isolate YL-2023 chromosome 1, ASM3395843v1, whole genome shotgun sequence genomic DNA contains:
- the YARS2 gene encoding tyrosine--tRNA ligase, mitochondrial has protein sequence MAVPVMMGARLWGGFSRRIHHHAQRAPAAKGLLAAQCERGLFHEVFPAQSAEDGLPALLELGQPPQTVYCGFDPTADSLHVGHLLAVMGLLHFQRSGHNVIALVGGATARLGDPSGRTKERPPLSEERAREHALGLREGLRRLFDNHRQLFWPAAGGARLGEVVLQDNAWWLGREPLVSFLCGVGGRLRMGTLLSRQSCQARLRSPEGMSLAEFLYPALQAYDFLHLHQHHGCRIQLGGADQMGNIMSGYELVTKVTGEDVFGITVPLITSTTGDKLGKSAGNAVWLNRDKTSPFELYQFFVRQPDSAIERYLKLFTFIPLPEIEHIMEMHAKEPEKWGAQKRLAAEVTKLVHGKEGLESAKRCTKALYHSNVEALEAMSDQELQELFREAPFAELLFEPGMSVLDLCRKVNAIQDGPNGYRTITDGGVSINYIQVTKPETVLIFGQHILKNGVSLLRIGRKNFYVIKWLQL, from the exons ATGGCGGTGCCCGTGATGATGGGGGCGCGGTTGTGGGGCGGCTTCTCCCGCCGCATCCACCACCACGCGCAGCGGGCTCCGGCCGCCAAGGGGCTGCTGGCGGCGCAGTGCGAGCGGGGCCTGTTCCACGAGGTGTTCCCGGCGCAGAGCGCGGAGGACgggctgcctgccctgctggagctcggCCAGCCCCCGCAGACCGTCTATTGCGGCTTCGACCCCACGGCCGACTCGCTGCACGTCGGCCACCTGCTCGCCGTCATGGGCCTGCTGCACTTCCAGCGCTCGGGGCACAACGTCAtcgccctggtgggcggggccaccGCCCGCCTGGGCGACCCGAGCGGCCGCACCAAGGAGCGCCCGCCGCTGTCGGAGGAGCGCGCGCGGGAGCACGCGCTGGGCCTGCGCGAGGGGCTGCGGCGGCTCTTCGACAACCACCGCCAGCTGTTCTGGCCCGCGGCGGGCGGCGCGCGGCTGGGCGAGGTGGTGCTGCAGGACAACGCGTGGTGGCTGGGGCGCGAGCCCCTGGTGAGCTTCCTCTGCGGGGTCGGGGGACGCCTGCGCATGGGCACCCTGCTGAGCCGGCAGAGCTGCCAGGCCCGGCTCCGCAGCCCCGAGGGCATGAGCCTGGCCGAGTTCCTGTACCCGGCCCTGCAGGCCTACGacttcctgcacctgcaccaaCACCACGGCTGCCGCATCCAGCTCGGGGGCGCCGACCAGATGGGCAACATCATGTCTGGCTACGAGCTTGTTACCAA GGTGACAGGAGAAGATGTGTTCGGAATCACTGTGCCTCTTATTACCAGTACCACTGGAGATAAATTGGGAAAGTCTGCTGGTAATGCAGTTTGGCTAAACAGAGATAAGACCTCTCCATTTGAGCTGTATCAGTTTTTTGTTAGACAACCAGATAGTGCTATTGAAAG GTACCTGAAATTATTCACTTTCATTCCTCTTCCGGAGATTGAGCACATAATGGAAATGCATGCTAAAGAACCTGAAAAGTGGGGAGCTCAAAAACGACTTGCTGCAGAAGTAACTAAGCTTGTGCATGGGAAGGAAGGTCTGGAATCTGCCAAAAg GTGTACAAAAGCACTGTATCACAGCAATGTGGAGGCACTGGAGGCTATGTCTGACCAAGAATTACAAGAACTCTTCAGAGAAGCTCCATTTGCTGAATTGTTGTTTGAACCTGGAATGAGTGTACTTGACTTGTGTCGCAAAGTAAATGCCATTCaagatgggcccaatgg GTACCGGACAATTACAGATGGTGGAGTCTCTATCAACTACATTCAAGTAACTAAACCAGAAACTGTACTTATTTTTGGTCAACATATCCTCAAGAATGGAGTGTCATTACTTAGGATTGGAAGGAAAAACTTCTACGTTATAAAATGGCTGCAGTTGTGA